The following are from one region of the Nicotiana tomentosiformis chromosome 7, ASM39032v3, whole genome shotgun sequence genome:
- the LOC104091842 gene encoding pentatricopeptide repeat-containing protein At4g21705, mitochondrial-like, which translates to MLGSSYQCSVALQAPKPINSMNYATLNRSISYNLLRRAFPFRAYCTVYSSKRNNLFSRISPVRRADLIIPVLDQWVVEGRKVTSLELQRIVRDLRSRKRFSQALQVSEWMSVSGLCPFKSGDCAVHLDLIGVVHGWEAAECYFNNLTDEQKNDKTYGALFNCYIRECLVEKSLAHFQKMKKLGYASCTLVYNNLMCLYRSTRQLERVSDVLSEMKENGVTPNNFSYRICINCCGERADYSGMEKLLEEMESQPFISVDWITYSMMANVYIKAKFKEKALAFLKKLEDKLHKDPIGYNHLISHYANLGNKEEMLRLWGVQKIVCKKQINRDYITMLGSLVKLGDLETAEAVLKEWESSNHTYDFRVPNVLVIGYCQNDLVDKAEIMLQDIIKKGKTPIPNSWAIIAAGYLNSDEMEKAFECMKEAIAVRAQNPGWRPKPHLVSSVSKWLGDQQDTREQEAFLSSLKTVVTGNKDVHDTLGNTEASGIGEENEIEEIVSYEHSK; encoded by the exons ATGTTGGGGAGCTCATACCAGTGTTCAGTAGCACTACAGGCCCCAAAGCCAATAAACTCAATGAACTACGCAACCTTGAATCGATCAATTTCTTACAATCTTCTGCGTAGGGCTTTCCCATTCCGCGCATATTGCACTGTCTATTCCTCAAAGCGTAATAATTTATTTTCCAGAATTAGCCCTGTTAGACGCGCGGATCTCATAATTCCAGTTCTGGATCAATGGGTGGTCGAGGGCAGAAAGGTCACAAGTTTGGAGCTTCAGCGCATTGTTCGAGATCTCCGTAGCCGTAAGCGTTTTTCCCAAGCCCTACAG GTTTCCGAGTGGATGAGTGTTAGTGGTCTCTGCCCTTTCAAGTCAGGAGATTGTGCTGTGCATTTGGATCTTATTGGTGTCGTCCATGGTTGGGAAGCGGCAGAGTGCTACTTTAATAACCTAACAGATGAACAGAAGAATGATAAGACTTATGGTGCACTCTTCAACTGTTATATTAGAGAATGTCTAGTTGAGAAATCCCTAGcccattttcagaaaatgaaGAAACTTGGTTATGCTTCCTGCACTCTTGTTTACAACAATCTCATGTGCCTTTACAGAAGTACAAGGCAACTCGAGCGAGTCTCTGATGTGCTGTCGGAGATGAAGGAGAATGGTGTCACCCCTAATAACTTCAGCTATCGGATCTGCATCAATTGCTGTGGAGAAAGAGCTGATTATAGTGGTATGGAGAAGCTTCTTGAAGAAATGGAAAGCCAGCCTTTCATATCAGTGGACTGGATCACCTATTCCATGATGGCTAATGTTTATATAAAAGCCAAGTTCAAGGAGAAGGCTCTTGCTTTCTTGAAAAAGTTAGAAGATAAGCTACATAAAGATCCAATAGGTTACAATCATTTGATCTCCCACTATGCGAATCTAGGCAATAAGGAAGAGATGTTGAGATTGTGGGGTGTACAAAAGATTGTGTGTAAAAAGCAAATTAACAGGGACTACATCACCATGCTAGGTTCCTTGGTTAAGCTTGGTGATCTAGAGACAGCTGAGGCCGTGCTAAAAGAGTGGGAGTCTTCTAATCACACTTACGATTTTAGAGTGCCAAATGTCCTTGTAATTGGATATTGCCAGAATGACTTAGTTGATAAAGCCGAAATAATGCTGCAAGACATTATCAAGAAAGGTAAGACACCAATCCCGAATAGTTGGGCTATCATCGCTGCAGGGTACTTGAATTCGGATGAGATGGAAAAGGCCTTTGAATGCATGAAAGAAGCAATAGCAGTACGAGCACAAAATCCAGGATGGAGACCAAAACCCCATCTGGTATCAAGCGTAAGCAAATGGCTCGGTGACCAACAAGACACTAGAGAACAAGAGGCTTTCCTTAGCTCATTAAAGACTGTAGTTACTGGAAATAAAGATGTGCATGATACCCTTGGAAACACAGAAGCCAGTGGAATAGGAGAAGAGAATGAAATTGAAGAAATTGTAAGCTATGAACATAGCAAGTAA